The Halopseudomonas sabulinigri genome window below encodes:
- a CDS encoding biliverdin-producing heme oxygenase: MTQAVTTPLPLSSYLKEQTASTHESLDRRIMALAPFSSRERFACFLRMQLRLHHATAPLYQNPALQTLLPGLADRSRLQAIILDCADFNITAEQQEADRRVGSAAQDAGTLGAIGWLYTHEGSTLGAAFLLKHAREQLGLSETFGARHLVGHSDGRGLHWRQFKQALDALTLSPAEHDHAVVGARDAFAFVRASVEELMAGKQPAAAS; the protein is encoded by the coding sequence ATGACTCAGGCCGTTACCACGCCACTACCGCTGAGCAGTTACCTCAAGGAGCAAACCGCCTCCACGCATGAAAGCCTGGATCGACGGATCATGGCTCTGGCGCCGTTTTCCAGCCGCGAGCGCTTCGCTTGCTTTCTGCGGATGCAGTTGCGATTGCACCACGCCACCGCCCCGCTATACCAAAATCCGGCGTTGCAAACGCTGCTACCGGGCTTGGCCGATCGCAGCCGCCTGCAGGCGATCATCCTTGACTGCGCTGACTTCAATATCACCGCCGAGCAGCAAGAAGCCGACCGTCGCGTCGGATCTGCGGCCCAGGATGCGGGCACCCTTGGCGCTATTGGTTGGCTATACACCCACGAAGGCTCCACCCTGGGAGCGGCCTTCCTGCTCAAACACGCCCGCGAGCAACTGGGGCTATCCGAAACCTTCGGCGCACGCCACCTGGTCGGCCACAGCGATGGCCGGGGGCTGCATTGGCGCCAATTCAAGCAAGCGCTGGACGCTCTGACACTCAGCCCGGCTGAGCACGACCACGCCGTTGTCGGTGCGCGGGACGCCTTTGCCTTTGTACGTGCCTCGGTAGAAGAACTGATGGCTGGCAAGCAACCGGCTGCCGCCAGCTGA
- a CDS encoding helix-turn-helix transcriptional regulator, translated as MHFRNHLYVWDDRFIYVTPGMVSEVTQRHTVTLLIALDPAGFVLGDTDGQQQRYQAALIARHRARSLDASQTRLLSINFDPQSYEHHALSHFLGEHQVRAVILQPGAIDASTMQRLGAGQLDSAALFRLTTTLPRAISGYQPVTINLDMRALHVAQKVKKELPLTSTVAELASDVGLSADRLSHLFSAKLGIPIKSYILWSRMRRAVQLIAQGEPLSAVAYDAGFSDSAHLTRTIRQFFGLTPSFIIKNMQVHML; from the coding sequence ATGCATTTCCGTAATCACTTGTACGTCTGGGACGACCGTTTTATCTACGTTACCCCGGGCATGGTCTCCGAGGTCACCCAGCGGCACACCGTGACCCTGCTGATAGCACTGGACCCCGCCGGCTTCGTGCTGGGTGATACCGATGGCCAGCAGCAGCGTTATCAAGCTGCGCTGATTGCCCGTCATCGCGCCCGCTCGCTGGATGCCAGCCAGACTCGCCTGCTGTCGATCAACTTTGACCCGCAAAGCTATGAACACCACGCGCTCAGCCATTTTCTGGGCGAACATCAGGTACGCGCGGTGATTCTGCAGCCGGGCGCGATTGACGCCAGCACCATGCAGCGACTTGGCGCTGGCCAACTCGACAGCGCCGCCCTGTTCCGGCTCACCACCACCCTGCCGCGCGCGATCAGCGGCTACCAGCCGGTCACCATCAACCTCGATATGCGCGCCCTGCATGTGGCCCAGAAGGTGAAAAAGGAGCTGCCGCTGACCAGCACAGTGGCCGAGCTGGCCAGCGACGTGGGGCTGTCCGCCGACCGGCTGTCGCACCTGTTTTCCGCCAAGTTGGGCATACCCATCAAAAGCTACATTCTGTGGTCGCGCATGCGCCGCGCCGTGCAGTTGATTGCCCAGGGCGAGCCGCTGAGCGCGGTGGCCTACGACGCCGGCTTCTCAGACTCAGCGCACCTGACGCGCACCATCCGCCAGTTCTTCGGTCTCACGCCCTCGTTCATCATCAAGAACATGCAAGTGCACATGCTCTAA
- a CDS encoding YbaN family protein, with product MQLLIRLAWRLLALCFVGLGLLGVVLPGMPTTVFMLLAVWAASKGWPPLADWLINHPRFGPPIQHWQQHRAIPRRAKWLAGISMFISMPIICLTANSPWIQWLVPGGMCLVLLWLCTRPEPPCGRNKTY from the coding sequence ATGCAACTGCTGATCCGGCTGGCCTGGCGGCTGTTGGCGCTGTGTTTTGTCGGGCTCGGTTTGCTTGGCGTGGTCCTGCCCGGCATGCCCACCACAGTGTTCATGCTGCTGGCGGTCTGGGCAGCCAGCAAAGGCTGGCCGCCGTTGGCAGATTGGCTGATCAACCACCCGCGCTTTGGTCCACCTATCCAGCATTGGCAGCAACACCGGGCCATACCGCGGCGCGCCAAGTGGTTAGCCGGTATCAGCATGTTCATCAGCATGCCGATCATTTGCTTAACCGCGAACAGCCCGTGGATACAATGGCTGGTGCCCGGCGGCATGTGTCTGGTGTTGCTGTGGCTGTGTACTCGGCCCGAACCACCTTGTGGCCGAAACAAGACATACTGA
- a CDS encoding phosphatase PAP2 family protein, whose product MNSYPQATTLPMRLALAAAIALALAGCNDGSSDKDDSAGNPVIEKPAKPAGLGNAQTVAVPEVAYPAPVIVNAENNADGTLRWVLNDNPIAYLLRDINQIWKGTADSYQQGASGNGPDDYLDDPIVNAEAWQANIGYVIDVTNERSDEQAIQAFLDDVRSKNYSVIDGYGPLTEAYVASSGAYVDVPVPTVNQVLQDVNFGSGNNDGIAWAGSKTSELGAVVTLVDAFRQRSPASTNAAKYIFSTPRPWRMTDTGAIDFLGTANHNCYDVDGNLTVQLTDQYTTSVKLVPGLTCAQRPHSTGDHDKGLYTENGENRRKDGGYPSGHTNAGYLAAMAYAYALPQRYSEMLTRGSQLGENRIVAGMHSPVDVIGGRIHAMMVASYALAQPALLDEATAAYNQAQDFFGRLAEQQGTDLYSFAHQPVTNEAGLIDGSMINTQVYNTSQYDDHALNKEQYRFRMTYGLPQDESKAGQDPIVPEAAEALLASRQPYLSAEQRRAVLYTTSIDSGYPLLDGTNGWGRLDLVTAADGYGAFLGDVTVEMDASQGGFNAQDWWRNDISGEGLLTKTGTGHLTLTGDNTYSGGTLVQGGVLEAASAAALGTGDLYIEEGSVLVDVDGALALQGNLTLEGGTLKLAVEEASPQVSVADTLYIDGGELQLGFEGYTPASGSEIVLLTAGSLSGTFDSVDSDVAVEVTYSNNRVTAVIQ is encoded by the coding sequence ATGAATTCTTATCCCCAAGCGACCACGCTGCCGATGCGCCTGGCGCTGGCAGCCGCCATTGCGCTGGCCCTGGCCGGCTGCAACGACGGCAGCTCCGATAAAGACGACTCCGCTGGCAATCCTGTTATCGAAAAACCGGCCAAACCGGCTGGCCTTGGCAACGCGCAAACGGTTGCTGTGCCTGAAGTGGCCTACCCGGCGCCGGTCATCGTTAACGCAGAAAACAACGCCGATGGCACCCTGCGCTGGGTGCTGAACGATAACCCCATCGCCTACCTGCTGCGCGATATCAATCAGATCTGGAAAGGCACCGCAGACAGCTACCAGCAAGGCGCCTCGGGTAATGGCCCGGACGATTATCTGGACGACCCCATCGTCAACGCCGAGGCTTGGCAGGCCAATATTGGCTACGTGATCGACGTTACCAACGAGCGTAGCGACGAACAGGCCATTCAGGCCTTTCTGGATGATGTGCGCTCCAAGAACTACAGCGTGATCGACGGCTATGGCCCGCTCACCGAAGCCTATGTGGCCAGTTCTGGCGCCTACGTTGATGTGCCGGTGCCGACGGTAAATCAGGTACTGCAAGACGTGAACTTCGGCTCCGGCAACAACGATGGCATCGCCTGGGCCGGCAGCAAGACCTCCGAGCTGGGCGCCGTGGTTACACTGGTGGACGCCTTCCGCCAGCGCTCACCCGCCTCCACCAATGCCGCCAAGTATATTTTCTCGACCCCGCGCCCCTGGCGCATGACCGATACCGGCGCCATCGACTTCCTCGGCACCGCCAATCACAACTGCTACGACGTCGATGGCAACCTGACGGTCCAGCTGACCGACCAGTACACCACCAGCGTGAAGCTGGTACCCGGTCTGACCTGCGCGCAGCGCCCGCATAGCACCGGTGATCACGACAAGGGCCTGTACACCGAGAACGGCGAAAACCGCCGCAAGGACGGCGGCTACCCGAGCGGTCACACCAACGCCGGCTATCTTGCCGCCATGGCCTACGCCTATGCGCTGCCACAGCGCTACTCGGAAATGCTCACCCGCGGCTCGCAGCTCGGTGAAAACCGCATCGTCGCGGGCATGCACTCGCCGGTCGATGTGATCGGTGGCCGCATCCACGCGATGATGGTCGCCAGTTATGCCCTGGCCCAGCCTGCCCTGCTTGATGAGGCCACGGCGGCCTACAACCAGGCGCAGGATTTCTTCGGCCGCCTGGCCGAGCAGCAAGGTACCGACCTGTACAGCTTCGCCCACCAGCCGGTGACGAATGAAGCGGGTTTGATTGATGGCAGCATGATCAATACCCAGGTGTATAACACCAGCCAGTACGATGATCACGCGCTGAACAAGGAGCAGTACCGCTTCCGCATGACCTACGGTTTGCCGCAGGACGAGTCCAAGGCGGGGCAGGACCCGATCGTGCCGGAGGCTGCCGAGGCGCTGCTGGCCAGCCGTCAGCCCTACCTGAGTGCCGAGCAGCGCCGCGCTGTGCTCTACACCACTTCCATCGATTCGGGTTACCCGCTGCTCGATGGTACCAATGGTTGGGGCCGCCTTGATCTGGTCACCGCAGCTGATGGTTATGGCGCCTTCCTCGGTGATGTGACCGTCGAGATGGATGCCAGCCAGGGCGGCTTTAATGCGCAGGACTGGTGGAGAAACGACATCAGCGGTGAAGGCCTGCTGACCAAAACCGGTACTGGCCACCTGACCCTGACCGGCGACAACACTTACAGCGGCGGCACCCTGGTACAGGGCGGCGTGCTGGAAGCGGCGTCAGCGGCGGCCTTAGGTACCGGTGACCTGTATATAGAAGAGGGTAGCGTATTGGTTGATGTGGACGGCGCGCTGGCATTGCAGGGCAACCTGACCCTGGAAGGCGGCACCCTCAAGCTCGCCGTGGAAGAAGCCTCACCGCAGGTCAGCGTGGCTGACACCTTGTATATCGACGGCGGCGAACTGCAGCTCGGCTTCGAGGGCTACACCCCGGCCAGCGGCAGCGAGATCGTGCTGCTGACCGCCGGAAGCCTCAGTGGTACCTTCGACAGCGTCGATTCTGACGTAGCGGTAGAGGTCACCTACAGTAACAACCGAGTGACTGCGGTTATTCAATAA
- a CDS encoding penicillin acylase family protein: MHLPFQRRRLTQLSLLAIAVTLSACKIGGSSSDNDDAPAQTSYKATIERTTFGIPHITADDMGGAGYGHGYAIAEDNLCVLADAFVTFNGERSRYFGPDAQAATMGTFGTPPNLEADFFFRLLTNQEAVSAFKQEQPDDLMELTRGFAAGYSRYVEEIQDGEHAGRHADCRNAEWLQTIDEDDVLRRLIALNLAASSANWVTEITSAQPPAPAAAAARTLSAPVAQASQALVADRAAVGREEGIGSNTLAFGGDSTETGRSLLFANPHWYLLGVDRFYQLHMTVPGKLDISGASIMGAPMVLMGFNDNIAWAHTVSTARRFTLYQLQLKAGDPTTYVKDGVDQPLTAHEITVQVMGDDSNLSDVTRTLYSSEYGPMINLSGLGLPGWSSAAAYTLRDANLENTRAFQNFFAFDQAESLDDFYAKAKEYVGIPWVNTTAIGRDDARALYSDITVVPNVPDSMLAGCLVPGLGQAVLGLVPGLPLLDGSRAACDWKTDTDSAQPGTFGPGNLPSLLSTAYVANMNDSYWLSNPEQPLTGYAGIIGREDYAQSLRTRMGHTLVRERLNGTDGLNGFQASSENIRQITLNSRNYSAELLKTEVLAEVCVPAPLGAELEACQVLTAWDNTGNLDARGAHVWTAFWETLSNKLAATTPALSLYATPFDAADPINTPRGLSSNGTVRTRVQEAFSEAVAALQNDGIALNATLGDVQKYLKPGESIEQFGGEGSEGYFTVLRNSYMHVVEFPEGEPVSAYTLLSHSQSSDPASPNYADYTEAYSGKQWHRFPFTREQIEAELVSTTEISQ, from the coding sequence ATGCACCTGCCATTTCAGCGCCGGAGGCTCACCCAACTGAGCTTGCTGGCCATCGCCGTTACCCTCAGCGCCTGCAAGATCGGCGGTAGCAGCAGCGATAACGACGACGCGCCCGCCCAAACCAGCTACAAGGCCACCATCGAACGCACCACCTTTGGCATTCCGCACATCACCGCAGACGACATGGGCGGCGCCGGTTACGGCCACGGCTATGCCATCGCCGAAGATAACCTCTGTGTACTCGCCGATGCTTTCGTCACCTTCAATGGCGAACGCTCCCGCTACTTCGGCCCCGATGCCCAGGCGGCCACCATGGGCACCTTCGGTACCCCGCCCAACCTGGAGGCCGACTTCTTCTTCCGCCTGCTGACCAATCAGGAGGCCGTAAGCGCCTTCAAACAGGAACAGCCAGACGACCTGATGGAGCTGACCCGCGGCTTTGCGGCCGGCTACAGCCGCTACGTCGAGGAAATTCAGGACGGCGAGCACGCCGGCCGTCACGCCGACTGCCGCAACGCCGAGTGGTTGCAGACCATTGATGAGGACGACGTACTGCGCCGCCTGATCGCCCTCAACCTGGCCGCCAGCAGCGCCAACTGGGTGACCGAAATCACCAGCGCACAGCCACCCGCGCCAGCCGCTGCCGCAGCCCGCACGCTCAGCGCCCCGGTGGCACAGGCCAGCCAGGCACTGGTTGCCGATCGCGCCGCCGTTGGCCGTGAAGAAGGCATCGGCAGCAACACCCTGGCCTTTGGTGGCGACAGTACCGAAACCGGCCGCAGCCTGCTGTTCGCCAACCCGCACTGGTACCTGCTGGGCGTCGACCGTTTCTATCAATTGCACATGACGGTGCCCGGCAAGCTGGACATTTCCGGCGCCTCGATCATGGGCGCGCCCATGGTGCTGATGGGCTTCAACGACAACATCGCCTGGGCGCACACCGTGTCTACCGCCCGCCGCTTCACCCTGTATCAACTGCAGCTGAAAGCCGGCGACCCCACCACCTACGTAAAAGACGGCGTGGACCAACCCCTCACAGCCCACGAGATCACCGTGCAGGTCATGGGCGACGACAGCAACCTGAGTGACGTTACCCGCACCCTGTACAGCTCCGAATACGGCCCCATGATCAACCTCAGTGGGCTGGGCTTGCCCGGCTGGAGCAGCGCAGCGGCTTACACCCTGCGTGACGCCAACCTGGAGAACACTCGCGCCTTCCAGAACTTCTTCGCCTTTGATCAAGCCGAGTCGCTGGATGATTTCTACGCCAAGGCCAAGGAGTACGTCGGCATCCCCTGGGTGAATACCACCGCCATCGGGCGTGATGACGCGCGCGCGCTGTATTCCGACATCACCGTGGTCCCCAACGTACCGGACAGCATGCTTGCCGGCTGTCTGGTGCCTGGCCTGGGTCAGGCGGTACTGGGCCTGGTGCCCGGCTTGCCACTGCTCGATGGCAGCCGCGCTGCCTGCGACTGGAAAACCGACACCGACTCAGCCCAGCCCGGCACCTTCGGGCCCGGCAACCTGCCCAGCCTGCTGAGCACCGCCTACGTCGCCAACATGAATGACAGCTACTGGCTGAGCAATCCCGAACAGCCACTGACCGGTTACGCCGGCATCATCGGCCGTGAAGACTACGCCCAGAGCCTGCGCACCCGCATGGGCCACACTCTGGTGCGCGAGCGACTAAACGGCACTGACGGCCTGAACGGCTTCCAGGCCAGCAGTGAAAACATCCGCCAGATCACGCTCAACAGCCGTAACTACAGCGCCGAACTGCTCAAGACCGAAGTGCTGGCCGAAGTGTGCGTGCCGGCGCCCCTCGGCGCTGAGCTGGAGGCCTGTCAGGTACTCACCGCCTGGGACAATACGGGCAACCTGGACGCGCGTGGTGCCCACGTCTGGACCGCGTTCTGGGAAACGCTGTCGAACAAGCTGGCCGCAACGACCCCAGCGCTGAGCTTGTATGCCACGCCCTTTGACGCGGCGGATCCGATTAACACACCCCGAGGTCTGAGCTCAAACGGCACCGTACGCACCCGCGTACAGGAGGCATTCAGCGAAGCCGTCGCTGCGTTGCAGAACGACGGCATCGCCTTGAACGCCACGCTGGGTGATGTGCAGAAATACCTGAAACCCGGCGAGAGTATCGAGCAGTTTGGCGGCGAAGGCTCAGAGGGCTATTTCACCGTGCTGCGCAACAGCTACATGCACGTGGTGGAATTCCCGGAAGGTGAACCAGTCAGCGCCTACACGCTGCTCTCACACTCCCAGTCCAGCGATCCCGCCAGCCCGAACTACGCGGACTACACCGAGGCCTATTCAGGCAAACAGTGGCACCGCTTCCCATTCACCCGGGAGCAGATAGAAGCCGAGCTGGTCTCCACAACGGAAATCAGCCAGTAA
- a CDS encoding alpha/beta fold hydrolase, with amino-acid sequence MLQPFASLPANAAVNYGPQLQGFEYPYPVERFAFTSQQQELEMAYMDVKPTGEANDRTVVLLHGKNFCGATWEQSIKVLSEAGYRVIAPDQIGFCSSSKPRGYQFSFAQLAENTRELLEHLGAHKVTVIGHSMGGMLAARYALQFPEHTEQLVLANPIGLEDWQQKGVPYATIDRLYRAQLKTTYEGIKNYQLKFYYNGEWKPEYDRWVEMAYGMYAGPGKEIVAWNQAQTAEMLFTQPVVHEFPNIQAPTLLLIGGKDRTAPGANRAPEALAEQLGHYPQLGRTTAEAIPNASLVEFPELGHSPQVEAPEQFHAALLKGLAQLNQ; translated from the coding sequence CTGCTGCAGCCCTTTGCCAGCTTGCCAGCCAATGCAGCCGTCAACTACGGGCCGCAGCTGCAGGGCTTTGAATACCCCTACCCCGTCGAACGATTTGCCTTTACCTCCCAGCAGCAAGAGCTGGAAATGGCCTACATGGACGTCAAACCGACGGGTGAAGCCAATGACCGTACGGTGGTGCTACTGCACGGCAAAAACTTCTGCGGTGCCACCTGGGAGCAGAGCATCAAGGTGCTGAGCGAGGCGGGTTATCGGGTTATCGCCCCGGACCAGATTGGCTTTTGCAGCTCCAGCAAACCACGTGGTTATCAGTTCAGCTTCGCGCAGCTGGCCGAGAACACCCGTGAGTTGCTGGAGCACTTGGGCGCGCATAAGGTCACTGTCATCGGCCATTCCATGGGCGGCATGCTGGCGGCGCGCTATGCCTTGCAGTTCCCGGAACATACAGAGCAACTGGTGCTGGCCAACCCGATTGGCCTGGAGGATTGGCAGCAGAAAGGCGTGCCCTACGCGACCATCGACCGGCTCTATCGCGCCCAACTGAAGACCACCTACGAAGGCATCAAGAACTACCAGTTGAAGTTCTACTACAACGGTGAATGGAAGCCCGAGTACGACCGCTGGGTCGAGATGGCCTACGGCATGTACGCAGGCCCCGGCAAGGAGATCGTCGCCTGGAATCAGGCGCAGACTGCCGAGATGCTGTTTACCCAGCCGGTGGTGCATGAGTTCCCGAACATTCAGGCGCCCACGCTGCTGCTGATTGGCGGCAAGGACCGCACCGCCCCCGGTGCCAACCGCGCGCCCGAAGCCCTCGCCGAGCAACTGGGCCACTACCCGCAACTGGGCCGCACCACCGCCGAGGCGATTCCCAATGCGAGCCTGGTCGAGTTCCCCGAACTGGGGCATTCACCGCAGGTGGAGGCGCCAGAGCAGTTTCATGCAGCCTTGCTGAAAGGGCTGGCACAACTGAACCAGTAA
- a CDS encoding FecR family protein gives MSTADELTVQPVDEQAADWFARRRGERFSAADERQFQIWLQASRSHAQAYADLELLWHDMDSMTPPTQTCAEDTSASNVVRLPRRWSRRLSAIAASVVLIAGLLAISPLVERPEYQLTAQAEMGKLRKLLLADGSQITLNMGSSAQVRYFDNRREVSLQGEAFFSVVRDEKRPFVVQADRAEVQVLGTRFNVRQGEDTLDVAVEHGKVAVDAGAPRLPAVLLSVGEAVHADYRLDQQQMRPVAVDAVASWRSGQLVFQQRPLAHLLDELSRYLGKPVRLNAEALADYPLSGSLDIYRPQDFLASLPLLLPVQVSSAADGSVTVETR, from the coding sequence ATGTCGACAGCGGATGAACTGACCGTGCAGCCAGTAGATGAGCAAGCCGCAGACTGGTTTGCCCGTCGCCGTGGAGAGCGTTTCAGCGCGGCGGATGAACGCCAATTCCAGATATGGTTGCAGGCCAGCCGCTCCCACGCGCAGGCCTACGCCGACCTCGAACTGCTCTGGCACGACATGGACAGCATGACGCCGCCAACGCAGACCTGCGCCGAGGACACCTCCGCGAGCAACGTGGTGCGCCTGCCTCGTCGCTGGTCGCGGCGCTTGAGTGCGATTGCCGCCAGCGTGGTGTTGATCGCAGGCTTGTTGGCCATCTCTCCGCTGGTTGAGCGGCCTGAATATCAGCTCACAGCGCAGGCGGAAATGGGGAAACTGCGCAAGCTGCTGTTGGCTGACGGCAGCCAGATCACCCTCAACATGGGTTCCAGTGCGCAGGTGCGTTATTTCGATAACCGTCGAGAGGTCAGCCTGCAGGGCGAGGCGTTTTTTTCGGTTGTGCGCGATGAGAAGCGGCCTTTTGTTGTGCAGGCCGATAGGGCCGAAGTGCAGGTGCTGGGTACCCGGTTCAACGTGCGGCAGGGCGAGGACACGCTGGATGTTGCGGTAGAGCACGGCAAGGTGGCGGTCGACGCCGGCGCCCCGCGCCTGCCTGCAGTGTTGCTGTCGGTGGGCGAGGCGGTGCACGCCGACTACCGCCTGGATCAGCAGCAGATGAGGCCGGTGGCGGTCGATGCGGTAGCTAGCTGGCGCAGCGGGCAACTGGTGTTTCAACAGCGCCCGTTGGCGCATTTGCTGGATGAGTTGTCGCGCTATCTTGGCAAGCCAGTGCGGCTGAACGCCGAAGCGCTGGCTGATTATCCGCTGTCAGGCAGCCTGGATATCTACCGGCCGCAGGATTTTCTGGCCTCTTTGCCGTTGTTGTTACCGGTGCAGGTCAGCAGCGCTGCCGATGGCAGTGTGACGGTGGAAACGCGTTAG
- a CDS encoding RNA polymerase sigma factor, whose product MELRRFMGKRMSNPADADDLAQDVFVRWLDSAATQPWQQARPLLFRIARNLMVDHWRRQQIRGGTGLVELDEHQAEQDDALQTEGPLAMVEQQQRLHRLAEALEDLPPKRKQAFVLHKFDGLSQAAVARQMGISLSMVEKHIALAMLHCRRHAQARLPVQGE is encoded by the coding sequence ATGGAGTTGCGGCGCTTCATGGGTAAGCGCATGAGCAATCCCGCCGATGCCGATGACCTGGCTCAGGATGTGTTTGTGCGCTGGCTGGACAGCGCGGCAACCCAGCCCTGGCAGCAAGCCCGCCCGTTGCTGTTTCGCATTGCCCGCAACCTTATGGTCGATCACTGGCGTCGCCAACAGATACGCGGCGGCACCGGTCTGGTCGAGCTGGATGAACATCAGGCCGAGCAGGATGACGCCTTGCAAACCGAGGGGCCGTTGGCGATGGTAGAGCAACAGCAACGCTTGCACCGGCTGGCCGAAGCATTGGAAGATCTGCCGCCTAAGCGCAAACAAGCCTTTGTGCTGCACAAGTTCGATGGCTTGTCGCAGGCAGCCGTAGCCCGGCAGATGGGGATATCCTTGAGCATGGTTGAAAAACACATCGCGTTGGCCATGTTGCACTGTCGGCGGCATGCCCAGGCCCGTCTCCCGGTGCAGGGGGAATAG